From the Polyangiaceae bacterium genome, one window contains:
- the cysK gene encoding cysteine synthase A, producing the protein MLLSSVTEVIGGTPLIALKRLSSQAGVQLLAKLEGVNPAGSVKDRVARSMVDDAETRGLLKPGATLIEPTSGNTGIALAMIAAARGYRLILTMPEAMSRERVQLLKAYGAEVVLTPGTLMRSAVEQACMLQQTTPGSLMLGQFENSANPLAHELTTAEEILTDCDGKLDFFVAGIGTGGTITGVGRVLKRRGSAARVVGVEPDGAAVLSGQTAQGHHLQGIGPGFVPKVLDRSVIDELHVVTERDALDAARRLAREEGILAGISSGAALAVALRLARQHGGKTLVVVLPDGGERYASTALFEALAL; encoded by the coding sequence ATGCTGCTCTCGAGCGTCACCGAGGTCATCGGTGGCACCCCGCTGATTGCCCTGAAGCGCCTATCTTCGCAGGCCGGCGTGCAGCTGCTGGCCAAGCTGGAGGGCGTGAATCCGGCCGGCAGCGTCAAGGATCGCGTGGCGCGATCCATGGTGGACGACGCCGAGACGCGAGGCTTGTTGAAGCCGGGCGCGACGTTGATCGAACCCACCAGCGGCAATACCGGCATCGCACTCGCGATGATTGCCGCCGCCCGCGGCTACCGGCTGATTCTGACCATGCCCGAAGCCATGAGCCGCGAGCGCGTGCAGTTGCTCAAGGCTTACGGAGCCGAGGTGGTGCTGACGCCGGGCACCTTGATGCGCAGCGCCGTCGAGCAGGCGTGCATGCTCCAGCAGACGACGCCCGGCTCGTTGATGCTCGGGCAGTTCGAGAACTCCGCCAATCCGCTGGCCCACGAGCTGACCACCGCCGAAGAGATCCTCACGGACTGCGACGGCAAGCTCGACTTCTTCGTTGCGGGGATCGGCACCGGTGGCACCATCACCGGCGTGGGTCGGGTGCTGAAGCGCCGCGGCTCGGCTGCACGCGTGGTGGGCGTGGAACCCGACGGCGCTGCCGTCCTCTCCGGGCAAACAGCGCAAGGGCACCATTTGCAGGGCATCGGGCCAGGCTTCGTGCCCAAGGTGTTGGACCGCAGCGTGATCGACGAATTGCATGTGGTGACGGAACGCGACGCTCTCGACGCGGCTCGGCGCTTGGCCCGCGAGGAGGGGATCCTGGCCGGCATCTCGAGCGGAGCGGCACTGGCCGTCGCCCTGCGCCTGGCTCGACAGCACGGCGGAAAGACTCTTGTCGTGGTTTTGCCCGACGGCGGCGAACGTTATGCGTCCACCGCCTTGTTCGAGGCTCTCGCCCTATAA
- a CDS encoding sulfite exporter TauE/SafE family protein yields MTLDVAGQPVNIFALAALGTVVGVIAGMFGVGGGFVLTPLLATVLGVPLPVAVGSGLCQMVGTATVSVLRHQRLGQGELRFDMLMLVPSIVGTAAGARTVEWLSHAGNLQLGSRSLPWVVIVLYGAYVVFLVGSGGALLKRQHGQVEALSYVRRGPFARIPLPPYVDLPRLPLSRVSAIVVAYVGLMLGFLSGLLGVGGGIALMPALLFGFGFPMRQAAGTGIVVLLVTSASGTVFHAYQGNVHLGLAMVLAVGASLSAQLGALATSKLPPRLLRMGLALLVLATLLTILYDFAKQFW; encoded by the coding sequence ATGACTCTCGACGTCGCGGGACAGCCCGTGAACATCTTCGCATTGGCCGCCCTGGGTACGGTGGTTGGCGTGATTGCGGGGATGTTTGGCGTCGGCGGCGGCTTCGTGCTCACGCCGCTGCTGGCTACGGTGCTGGGCGTGCCCCTGCCCGTCGCCGTTGGCAGCGGCTTGTGCCAGATGGTGGGGACCGCAACCGTGTCCGTTCTGCGTCATCAACGCCTGGGACAAGGAGAGCTGCGCTTCGACATGTTGATGCTCGTCCCGAGCATCGTGGGCACCGCCGCAGGAGCGCGCACCGTCGAGTGGTTGTCGCACGCGGGCAACCTGCAACTCGGCTCTCGATCCCTACCCTGGGTCGTCATCGTGCTCTATGGCGCCTACGTCGTGTTCTTGGTCGGCAGCGGTGGCGCCTTGCTCAAACGCCAGCACGGCCAAGTGGAGGCCCTGAGCTACGTGCGTCGGGGACCTTTCGCGCGCATCCCACTGCCGCCCTACGTGGACTTGCCGCGCTTGCCCCTCAGTCGCGTGTCGGCGATCGTGGTGGCCTACGTCGGACTGATGCTGGGATTCCTCAGTGGACTGCTCGGCGTCGGCGGGGGCATTGCGCTGATGCCGGCGTTGCTCTTCGGCTTCGGCTTCCCCATGCGGCAGGCGGCGGGAACTGGCATCGTCGTGTTGCTGGTGACGAGCGCATCTGGAACCGTGTTCCACGCCTACCAGGGCAACGTGCATCTGGGCTTGGCCATGGTGCTCGCCGTGGGAGCCAGCCTCAGCGCGCAACTGGGCGCCCTGGCGACCAGCAAGTTGCCTCCGCGACTGCTGCGCATGGGGCTGGCCCTGCTCGTGCTCGCGACACTGCTGACCATCCTGTACGACTTCGCCAAGCAGTTCTGGTAA